In Bicyclus anynana chromosome 1, ilBicAnyn1.1, whole genome shotgun sequence, a single window of DNA contains:
- the LOC128198335 gene encoding uncharacterized protein LOC128198335, whose product MASKHLATLLKPFTGNTSSFVKDSKHFVHIIKNEIISDSEIMVSFDVESLFTNVPVEEVISLIKGFITDSKLPSAYLDLSEFCLKSGYFMWRGDYYSQIDGVAMGSPIAPVVANIFMEWVERELVDKMTYRPRFWLRYVDDVFAIVNRDDLAIIFQCLNSLHEKVHFTKEEEKEGGLPFLDVMVIRGSGGELHTTVYRKPTHTNRYLHASSHHHPSQISSVPRSLINRALSLCDPPYIECELRVVRQALENNGYSWRQSSRWAQTTTRRKPSCVNRSPVYLTYVKGVTDKISHYLQRRFDIVTRFRPPALVKSILRSPKDRDPLNVPGVYKIPCDCGKSYIGETRRNITTRVKEHIRSMKNVDTDGSAIAEHVLASGTTHYIRFNKASVLSREKFLVPRKIREAIEISRHPNFNRDHGWLLPTAWKPLFLSLSHTTNLEQDSISSVCLQEDESNEDDINEPS is encoded by the exons ATGGCATCAAAACATCTCGCGACGTTACTCAAACCGTTTACAGGCAATACCAGTAGTTTTGTTAAAGACTCGAAACACTTcgttcatataattaaaaatgaaattattagtgACTCAGAGATTATGGTGAGTTTTGATGTGGAGTCCTTGTTTACGAATGTTCCTGTGGAAGaagtaatttcattaattaagggTTTCATAACGGATTCAAAACTACCATCGGCTTACTTGGATTTGAGTGAGTTTTGTCTTAAAAGTGGTTATTTTATGTGGCGAGGTGACTATTATAGCCAAATAGACGGTGTTGCCATGGGGTCGCCGATTGCACCTGTAGTGGCCAATATATTTATGGAGTGGGTGGAACGCGAGTTGGTCGATAAAATGACGTATAGACCGCGTTTTTGGCTGCGTTATGTGGATGATGTGTTTGCCATTGTAAACAGGGATGATTTGGCCATAATATTCCAGTGTCTCAACAGTCTACATGAGAAGGTTCATTTTACGAAAGAGGAAGAAAAAGAGGGCGGTCTGCCATTTTTAGACGTGATGGTGATCCGGGGGTCTGGTGGTGAATTACATACAACGGTGTACCGAAAACCGACTCACACCAACAGATATCTCCATGCGAGTTCGCACCACCATCCATCGCAGATATCGTCGGTACCAAGAAGCCTCATAAATCGAGCCCTAAGTCTTTGTGACCCACCCTATATTGAGTGCGAACTAAGAGTAGTGAGACAGGCGCTGGAGAACAATGGCTATAGTTGGCGTCAGAGTTCCAGATGGGCACAAACAACAACTAGGCGGAAACCGTCCTGTGTGAACCGGTCACCAGTGTACTTAACATATGTGAAGGGCGTGACGGACAAAATCAGCCACTATCTCCAACGGAGATTTGATATAGTGACGCGGTTTCGTCCACCTGCATTGGTGAAGAGTATACTGCGATCGCCTAAGGATAGGGATCCGCTGAACGTGCCCGGGGTGTACAAGATTCCGTGTGACTGTGGTAAGTCatacatcggtgagactcgccgtaacatcaccacaagagtaaaagaacacatacggagcatgaagaatgtggacacggacggttcagcaatagccgagcatgttctagcttcgggtacgactcattatatccgttttaataaggcttctgtattgtcaagggaaaagtttctagtacctcgtaagatacgtgaagcgatagaaattagtcgtcacccgaattttaatcgggatcatggatggttgctgcccacagcgtggaaaccgctatttctttcattgtcacatacaacaaacttggaacaagatagcattagttcggtttgcttacaagaagacgagtctaatgaagatgacattaatgaacc ctcatga